The following proteins are encoded in a genomic region of Neurospora crassa OR74A linkage group VI, whole genome shotgun sequence:
- a CDS encoding lipase/esterase — protein MDKTALFLQLVSKLPLMARVALLHMLQASPASKYQDLRTELTIAMLRSFMDVPKPRSITFTQKMLSRVPPIRGTIWVSKYTLPIPTEEDARAIHDTLSKAIDGLQDRDQPKTARIQVPEVLPVEAEWTAHRPGVPKDAKLPDIPEREKYDEMMKDVKAPTTILYFHGGAYWLMDPATHRPTCRELAKRTGGRCYSVRYRLAPQNPFPAAVMDALVSYLGLLYPPPEAFHEPVKPEHIVIAGDSAGGNLSLALLQLIMQLQRSGTTVFWLGHERSIPLPAGVAVNSPWIEITHSSPSCVTNGAFDYLPGLEAQDKAEKLRAPCSAWPTNPPRMSMYVADDYIMHPLVSLLLAPSWRGAPPTYICTGWEMLSDEDKFTAARFHAEGVSVTFEEYEGMPHCFAMVLKNLKEADRCMEGWSRFIARVTNSTASEGGLDGADDKRSAMRSTFTTIKSGTLEEKELDPMTLSPYTEEEIREKMRRRIELKCVPASEGDLAKL, from the coding sequence ATGGACAAGACCGCTCTCTTTCTCCAGCTGGTATCCAAGCTCCCGCTGATGGCCCGGGTGGCTCTGCTTCACATGTTGCAGGCCTCACCGGCGTCAAAATACCAGGATTTGCGGACGGAACTCACTATTGCCATGCTCCGCTCGTTCATGGACGTGCCCAAGCCTAGGAGCATCACTTTTACCCAAAAGATGCTCTCAAGAGTACCCCCGATCCGGGGCACGATATGGGTCAGCAAGTACACTCTGCCCATCCCcacggaggaggatgcgCGCGCCATCCATGACACCTTGAGCAAGGCCATCGACGGGCTTCAAGACCGTGACCAACCGAAGACGGCCAGGATCCAAGTACCAGAAGTTCTTCCTGTGGAGGCGGAGTGGACAGCACACAGGCCGGGTGTGCCCAAAGATGCGAAGCTGCCCGATATCCCAGAACGGGAGAAGTATGACGAGATGATGAAAGACGTAAAAGCCCCAACCACGATACTCTACTTTCACGGCGGCGCCTACTGGCTCATGGACCCGGCCACACACAGGCCTACATGCAGAGAACTAGCCAAGCGGACCGGCGGCAGGTGTTACTCGGTGCGTTACCGGCTTGCGCCGCAGAACCCGTTCCCGGCCGCGGTCATGGACGCACTAGTCTCGTACCTCGGCCTGCTCTACCCACCGCCCGAGGCATTCCACGAGCCCGTGAAGCCAGAGCACATCGTCATCGCCGGCGACAGCGCAGGCGGCAATCTCTCGCTCGCGCTTCTCCAGCTCATCATGCAACTGCAACGCTCCGGCACCACCGTGTTCTGGCTCGGCCATGAGCGCTCCATCCCCCTACCCGCCGGCGTCGCCGTCAACTCGCCCTGGATAGAAATCACCCACAGCTCGCCGTCGTGTGTCACCAACGGTGCCTTCGACTACCTCCCTGGCCTCGAGGCGCAGGACAAGGCCGAGAAGTTGCGCGCCCCGTGCTCGGCCTGGCCCACGAATCCGCCGCGCATGAGCATGTACGTCGCCGACGATTACATCATGCACCCGCTTGTGTCGCTTTTGCTGGCACCCAGCTGGCGTGGTGCGCCGCCGACATACATTTGCACGGGTTGGGAGATGCTGTCGGACGAGGACAAGTTCACGGCAGCAAGGTTTCATGCCGAAGGGGTTTCTGTGACGTTTGAGGAGTACGAGGGCATGCCGCATTGCTTTGCCATGGTGTTGAAGAACTTGAAAGAGGCGGATAGGTGTATGGAGGGGTGGTCGAGGTTTATCGCAAGGGTCACGAATTCGACTGCCTCTGAGGGAGGGCTTGATGGTGCTGATGATAAGCGGAGCGCGATGAGGAGCACGTTTACCACGATCAAGTCGGGGAcgctggaggagaaggagctggaTCCTATGACGCTGAGCCCCTatacggaggaggagattagagaaaagatgaggaggaggatagagTTAAAATGCGTGCCGGCCTCAGAGGGAGATCTCGCAAAACTTTGA
- a CDS encoding HEC/Ndc80p family protein, with protein MSQDSNAGLWSVRRPRETLHGVNLTSGIPAPPSTLKRQSTIGTIGTGHGRSLSGRQSLALPRPSQPLFQRSSDIGLGSVKRASVHNMNTSQFKPYGTPGSSGIPRSSQELDRRSSVYRPSARPSAVGGGPLAGGHMSFFQQAPQPAGVPRDPRPLKDRQFQNRIGQELLEYLAKNNFEMEMNHKLSDNFTKSPTQKDFNYLFQWLYHRIDPSYRFQKNIDQEVPPLLKQLRYPYEKSITKSQIAAVGGQNWSTFLGLLHWMMQLAQMLEGYARHQYDDACMEAGVDIAGDQIIFDFLTSAYQDWLNMDDEAGDEDVERALQPHVQGMAEAFERSNAKYIQELEILEGENARLLKEIQELEKSTPDPAILDNHFKIMEEDKIKFEEYNTLAMQRTEKYENRIQVLREELGKLHVELKEAEEERRQMQKAVDDQGISMQDIDRMTSERERLQRSIESASQRLEDVKKKVAEREMEASQRLDELERLVEKYNTVAYQIGLIPATAVNAKGKNLELQVTVNEGTPNFASSMQGVLGPNGQPLGGVENERLLADSTTGYQPAHILNLDLRGQVKNTFLALRKEVSERRKVAMDVMMEDHDLLDRAKEAIEDKRNEVEALGHRVRAAEEEYEKTKEVTNAQKMASDAQIEKMEKELAKMRAQLSESVQLMEQREMNTNIEYEQLTLRANALREELHTETMRMLNDVIKFKMHVQRSLEEYETFVADELEQELGIDDQEMEDEDTPMADV; from the exons ATGTCGCAAGACAGCAACGCAGGCCTTTGGAGTGTTCGACGGCCAAGGGAG ACTCTCCATGGCGTCAACCTCACGTCGGGCATTCCGGCACCACCCTCCACACTTAAGCGACAAAGCACCATCGGCACAATAGGAACGGGCCATGGTCGCTCTCTGTCGGGGAGGCAATCTCTGGCCCTCCCGCGACCGAGCCAACCTCTGTTCCAGCGATCCTCCGACATTGGCCTGGGCTCGGTAAAGCGCGCGTCGGTTCATAACATGAACACGTCGCAGTTCAAGCCCTATGGCACCCCAGGCAGTTCCGGTATTCCTCGATCATCGCAAGAACTCGACCGGCGAAGCAGCGTCTACCGCCCAAGCGCACGACCGTCGGCCGTCGGCGGAGGTCCCTTAGCTGGTGGGCATATGAGCTTCTTCCAGCAAGCGCCCCAGCCCGCCGGCGTGCCTCGCGATCCGCGCCCCCTCAAAGACCGTCAATTCCAAAATCGCATTGGCCAGGAGTTGCTCGAGTACCTCGCCAAGAACAATTtcgagatggagatgaacCACAAGCTGTCCGACAACTTCACAAAGTCGCCGACACAGAAGGACTTCAACTACTTGTTTCAATGGCTTTACCACAGGATAGACCCGAGTTACCGGTTTCAGAAGAATATCGACCAGGAGGTACCACCATTACTCAAACAACTGCGATACCCATACGAGAAGAGCATCACCAAGAGCCAAATCGCCGCGGTCGGAGGTCAGAATTGGAGCACCTTCTTGGGATTACTGCACTGGATGATGCAGTTGGCACAGATGCTCGAAGGATACGCCCGACACCAGTACGACGACGCCTGTATGGAAGCCGGGGTCGACATTGCGGGCGACCAGATCATCTTTGATTTCCTCACCAGCGCATACCAGGATTGGCTCAATATGGATGACGAAGCAGGGGATGAAGACGTGGAGAGGGCACTACAGCCGCATGTGCAGGGAATGGCGGAGGCTTTTGAACGGTCAAACGCAAAGTACATCCAAGAACTGGAGATTCTCGAAGGGGAAAACGCCCGCCTGCTAAAGGAGATTCAGGAGCTCGAAAAGTCGACACCCGACCCGGCCATCTTGGACAACCACTTTAAGATTATGGAGGAGGACAAGATCAAGTTTGAAGAGTACAACACTCTAGCCATGCAGCGGACAGAAAAGTACGAAAACCGTATCCAGGTTCTCCGGGAGGAGCTGGGCAAGTTGCACGTGGAGCtgaaggaggccgaggaggagcggcgACAAATGCAAAAGGCGGTGGACGACCAGGGGATCAGCATGCAGGATATTGACCGCATGACCTCAGAGCGGGAACGTCTTCAAAGGAGCATCGAGTCCGCTTCCCAGAGGCTCGAAGACGTCAAAAAAAAGGTCGCCGAGCGCGAGATGGAGGCGAGCCAGCGTCTGGACGAGCTCGAGCGGCTGGTTGAAAAGTACAACACGGTCGCCTACCAGATCGGACTGATCCCAGCCACGGCAGTCAATGCCAAGGGGAAGAATCTTGAACTGCAGGTAACTGTAAACGAGGGAACGCCCAACTTTGCTTCATCGATGCAAGGTGTATTGGGGCCAAACGGGCAGCCACTGGGCGGCGTGGAGAATGAGAGGTTGCTGGCCGACTCCACGACGGGATACCAGCCTGCGCATATCCTGAACCTGGATCTCCGAGGCCAAGTTAAGAACACCTTCCTGGCACTCAGGAAGGAGGTCTCGGAGAGGAGAAAGGTAGCTATGGATGTCATGATGGAAGACCATGACTTGCTCGATCGCGCTAAGGAGGCGATCGAAGATAAGCGTAATGAGGTCGAGGCTCTCGGGCATCGGGTGCGggcggcagaggaggagtatGAGAAGACTAAAGAG GTCACCAACGCCCAGAAAATGGCTTCAGATGCACAGattgagaagatggagaaagaGCTCGCCAAGATGCGAGCACAATTGTCCGAGTCTGTGCAGCTTATGGAGCAGAGGGAAATGAATACCAACATCGA GTATGAGCAACTCACGCTCCGAGCCAACGCACTTCGCGAAGAGCTCCACACGGAGACCATGCGCATGCTCAACGATGTCATCAAGTTCAAGATGCACGTCCAGCGAAGCCTGGAGGAGTACGAGACTTTTGTAGCAGACGAGCTCGAACAGGAGTTGGGGATTGACGAccaggagatggaggatgaagatacCCCGATGGCCGATGTTTGA
- a CDS encoding BSD domain-containing protein, giving the protein MDVAYDHIQEETLTDDNQASSSSDKTTAQPPTLNAEFQDAYRAFSNSPWGARIGGFLGNVVKQGESVYREAEKELSAVSQDATRGFSDLRTTLISRTRALSIATTQAAASAAAAASSGVTAASSSSSSSSSASKDEQTTPTTVKDLSAEVSLKQQQEDDSVLARLRGEAAKRLKDLQKAEDAADEALLRFGSNLRDFLKDAIKIAPPSEEEAAKRTEEGRNNNSVLFESKDAQGKRVIHTSRFDAQLHVIHTTLESFSKEPASGQEYDAWVNEFDVDKKTEAIAADLDKYPELRATMEKLVPDQVPYADFWKRYYFLRHGIETAEARRRDLLKAASAEEEVGWDEDSSDEENTSEEVTSRDDKAAPATSKKPAARSSSTESSTTINPPSTGAAAQGSLKPSEPRKSNDEKSQADSEASYDVVGAASGVPSRAPNSPNEGRKADESSDEEDWE; this is encoded by the exons ATGGATGTCGCATATGACCACATCCAGGAGGAGACCTTGACCGATGACAACCaggcctcctcgtcatcggaCAAGACGACTGCTCAACCTCCGACGTTGAACGCCGAGTTTCAAGACGCCTACCGAGCCTTTTCGAACAGTCCCTGGGGTGCCAGAATTGGTGGTTTCCTCGGTAATGTAGTGAAGCAG GGCGAATCCGTCTACCGCGAAGCCGAAAAGGAACTGTCAGCCGTCAGTCAAGATGCCACGCGCGGTTTCAGCGACCTGCGCACCACCCTCATCAGCCGTACCCGCGCTCTCTCCATAGCCACCACCCAGGCAGCTGCctcggccgccgccgccgcgtcGTCTGGAGTCACGGCagcttcatcctcctcatcctcatcctcctccgcttccaAAGACGAACAAACGACCCCCACGACCGTCAAGGACCTGTCTGCCGAGGTTTCCttgaagcagcagcaggaagaTGACTCTGTCCTTGCCCGGCTGCGTGGCGAGGCCGCCAAGCGTCTCAAGGACCTCCAAAAGGCCGAGGATGCCGCCGACGAGGCCCTCCTTCGCTTCGGCTCCAACCTGCGCGACTTTCTCAAGGACGCCATCAAGATCGCGCCTCCGAGCGAAGAGGAAGCAGCCAAGCGGACCGAGGAGGGCAGGAATAACAACAGCGTGCTTTTTGAGAGCAAGGACGCGCAGGGCAAGCGGGTAATTCACACGTCGCGGTTTGACGCGCAGCTACACGTCATCCACACCACCCTTGAGAGCTTCAGCAAGGAGCCCGCGAGCGGACAGGAGTATGACGCTTGGGTCAATGAGTTTGATGTCGATAAGAAAACGGAGGCGATCGCGGCGGATCTGGATAAGTACCCGGAGCTTAGGGCGACGATGGAGAAGCTGGTGCCTGATCAGGTGCCGTATGCCGATTTCTGGAAGAGATATTACTTCTTGAGGCACGGCATCGAAACGGCTgaggcgaggaggagagatTTGCTCAAGg CTGCTTCCGCTGAAGAGGAAGTTGGGTGGGATGAGGACTCCTCTGACGAGGAAAACACTTCGGAGGAGGTGACATCCAGGGACGACAAGGCTGCGCCAGCTACCAGCAAGAAGCCGGCCGCGCGGTCTTCTTCCACCGAATCCTCCACTACCATCAACCCCCCATCAACTGGCGCGGCTGCTCAGGGCAGCCTAAAGCCCTCGGAACCTAGAAAGTCCAACGACGAGAAGTCGCAGGCCGACAGCGAAGCGAGCTATGACGTCGTTGGCGCTGCTTCTGGCGTTCCCAGCCGTGCGCCCAACAGTCCTAATGAGGGTCGCAAGGCCGACGAGAGCAGCGATGAGGAAGACTGGGAGTAA
- a CDS encoding RNA binding effector protein Scp160, variant: protein MADSTEQSAAAQLLQQHLETASNAGSSHRVLVEEVEDEDLHKPVSSSETPAAPKPKPKTLDTQSRELFPELGGPKPKASVVAPIWGAKSNTNGSSNGAAPANGTPQTSAPPSGVSTPIGSGRQGPGPHPLSIPGRNVETMLLDPPHILPRTQLKRPLPDILKDLNRKARANVTMHALGNGQLRFDAVGPQEHATQALKDLVNQIGTKQNITVQIPSSARAHIIGKGGSTIKAIQEKTGARIQLPKADESQPPADEDDDTMINVHIEGNAFSAAAAQQEIDRIAGERAANVQTKLRNIPAEFYPFIAGPKNNLVHKLEEDMGVQIRVPPLQGRSLQPPSIPAPGQRPIFAPAPQDYNIQLAGERTAVQNARAAIERRAEELRRQLALEQLSIQRGRHQFIIGDRGVPVDQFFEDTGCAIILPNDEDDDMVTIIGPQDHVQAGLERAMDLAMNMQCSNIDISRFHRQAPGGAAAHARNVTRYLRQRKAIEQLERQHNVQVNTPFSNEGALPWELYARDGKNAIRAQSEIKGLVDSHPPARIQAVQVDPFFHTYIRKDITPRVRQDYRVQLVVPEATEANAPVLLVYEGPSSPTSYEIPRGQPSQSEVSEMQKWLQDARQHILGLVSQQEEIIHASLDVPQKYHDKLRKFIRKEQDERRSQEKIPARVSNIGTTVNIKGPRSAVENLASKCEAFIEQEKADEKERGFTLEFEFPQKFANHLIGKGGSNIRELREKFDVDIQVQDGKVELKGPKAKAEAAKTHILALGRQLQDEATHILKIDPQFHRALIGAQGAQINRLQTRYKVLIFFPRTQKASNDDESVAEASDAGKPRRQQAADEVIVRGPKRGADEARDELLSLLQYLKDTSYTATVTVQQKQIPSLIGSGGAALDALRNETKAVIDIPSARDTADGLVEIQIKGTKEAVAAAKKALEAKKAVFEDTVVKTIEVDRKYHRSLIGAGGSTIRDIVVKAGGSDDRREIARAVQFPKQDNSDNTIKIEGRTSVVDNIIQQIEAIVAERQNQVTEVIEVPVEKHRSLIGRGGDVKRGLESQFKVSIDVPRQGSGQTGIKIVGQSADVEKAKAHIQSLTKDQPGETLQVPRALHHSVSNNGQIFRRLKSDHHVTVDHAGHSIPTKPAAPASIRANGGSLPLITDDEESTADAHSWTVVDQTSTEEGDIPWVIRGSPENIEKAKKVIETAIEQAKKEDAIGYLILPDPRTYRYVIGQGGAKVNQIRKQSGCKITVPRDQAKGEAIEVVGNKEGVEKAKDLILAAVKEGQNASRSPRE from the exons aTGGCCGACTCGACCGAGCAGTCAGCTGCCGCCCAGCTCTTGCAACAGCATCTGGAGACAGCTTCCAACGCCGGCTCCTCCCACCGCGTCCTTgtcgaggaggttgaggacgaggatcTTCACAAGCCTGTCTCTAGCTCGGAGACTCCCGCggcgcccaagcccaagcccaagaccCTCGACACGCAATCCCGCGAGCTGTTCCCCGAGCTGGGCGGGCCCAAGCCCAAAGCGAGTGTTGTTGCCCCCATCTGGGGTGCCAAGAGCAACACCAATGGGAGTTCCAATGGCGCCGCTCCGGCCAACGGCACCCCGCAGACTTCGGCACCGCCTTCCGGTGTTAGCACCCCGATCGGCTCCGGAAGGCAAGGGCCCGGGCCACATCCGTTGAGCATTCCGGGCCGCAATGTCGAAACCATGTTGCTTGACCCGCCCCACATCCTTCCCAGGACTCAGCTCAAGCGTCCTCTTCCCGATATCCTGAAGGACTTGAACCGCAAGGCGCGCGCCAACGTGACCATGCATGCTTTGGGTAACGGTCAGCTCAGGTTCGACGCTGTTGGCCCGCAAGAGCACGCCACCCAGGCGCTCAAGGACTTGGTTAACCAAATCGGCACCAAG CAAAACATCACCGTTCAGATTCCCTCGTCGGCGAGGGCGCACATTATCGGCAAGGGCGGTTCCACCATCAAGGCTATTCAGGAGAAGACCGGAGCGAGAATCCAGCTACCAAAGGCCGACGAGTCCCAGCCTCCTGcagacgaggacgatgataCCATGATCAACGTTCACATCGAGGGTAACGCCTTTTCTGCTGCAGCGGCTCAGCAGGAAATTGATAGGATTGCCGGTGAGCGCGCCGCTAACGTCCAGACAAAGTTGCGTAATATCCCCGCCGAGTTTTACCCTTTCATTGCCGGACCCAAGAACAACCTGGTGCACAAGCTCGAAGAAGACATGGGAGTTCAGATTCGCGTACCTCCCCTCCAGGGCCGGTCCCTGCAACCCCCCAGTATCCCTGCTCCTGGGCAACGCCCCATCTTTGCGCCTGCTCCTCAGGACTACAACATTCAGCTCGCCGGTGAGCGTACCGCTGTTCAAAATGCGAGGGCCGCCATTGAACGACGTGCAGAGGAGCTTCGCCGTCAGCTCGCTCTGGAGCAGCTGTCGATCCAGCGTGGTCGTCACCAGTTTATCATCGGAGACAGGGGTGTGCCTGTTGACCAGTTCTTTGAGGACACCGGTTGCGCCATCATTCTCCCtaacgatgaagatgatgacatGGTAACCATTATTGGACCTCAAGACCACGTTCAGGCTGGTCTCGAGAGGGCCATGGACCTCGCTATGAACATGCAGTGCTCCAACATCGACATTTCCAGATTCCACCGCCAGGCTCCTGGAGGCGCTGCGGCTCATGCCCGCAACGTGACCCGCTATCTTCGTCAGCGGAAGGCCATTGAGCAGCTCGAGAGGCAACACAATGTCCAGGTGAACACTCCTTTCTCGAACGAGGGTGCTTTGCCTTGGGAGCTTTATGCTCGTGATGGCAAAAACGCCATTAGGGCCCAGTCCGAAATCAAGGGTCTTGTTGACAGCCACCCTCCCGCTCGTATCCAGGCTGTTCAGGTTGATCCTTTCTTTCACACTTACATCCGCAAGGACATCACTCCCCGTGTCAGACAGGATTACAGGGTGCAGTTGGTTGTCCCCGAGGCTACTGAGGCCAACGCCCCTGTTCTCTTGGTATATGAGGGACCTTCTAGCCCGACTAGCTACGAGATTCCTCGCGGCCAGCCTAGCCAGTCCGAGGTTAGCGAGATGCAGAAGTGGCTGCAGGACGCCCGCCAGCATATCCTCGGCCTTGTTAGCCAACAAGAGGAGATCATTCATGCCTCCCTGGACGTTCCCCAGAAGTACCACGACAAGCTTAGAAAGTTTATTCGGAAGGAGCAGGATGAGCGTAGAAGTCAGGAGAAGATCCCCGCTCGCGTCTCTAACATTGGCACCACAGTCAATATCAAGGGCCCCCGTTCTGCTGTCGAGAACCTTGCTTCCAAGTGCGAGGCCTTCATCGAGCAAGAGAAGGCTGACGAGAAGGAACGTGGCTTCACGCTGGAGTTTGAATTCCCGCAGAAGTTTGCTAACCACCTGATTGGCAAGGGCGGTAGCAACATCCGTGAGCTCCGTGAGAAGTTCGATGTTGATATTCAGGTTCAGGACGGCAAGGTCGAACTTAAGGGTCCCAAGGCTAAGGCTGAGGCGGCCAAGACCCACATCCTTGCTTTGGGCCGTCAACTCCAGGACGAGGCCACTCACATCCTCAAGATCGACCCGCAGTTCCATCGGGCCCTGATCGGTGCTCAGGGTGCACAGATCAACCGACTGCAGACTCGCTATAAggtcttgatcttcttccCTCGCACTCAGAAGGCTTCTAACGACGACGAGTCTGTTGCCGAGGCTTCTGATGCCGGCAAGCCGCGCCGCCAACAGGCTGCTGACGAAGTCATTGTGCGGGGACCTAAGCGTGGTGCTGACGAGGCTCGTGACGAGTTGCTTTCTTTGTTGCAGTATCTGAAAGATACTTCCTACACTGCTACCGTCACTGTTCAGCAGAAGCAGATTCCCTCGCTCATTGGCTCCGGCGGTGCTGCTCTCGATGCGCTCCGCAACGAGACCAAGGCTGTCATCGATATCCCCAGCGCTCGCGACACCGCCGACGGCCTTGTTGAGATTCAGATCAAGGGCACTAAGGAggccgttgctgctgctaagAAGGCCTTGGAGGCAAAGAAGGCCGTTTTTGAGGACACCGTTGTCAAGACTATCGAGGTCGACAGGAAGTATCACAGAAGCCTCATTGGCGCAGGTG GCTCCACCATCCGTGACATTGTTGTCAAGGCCGGCGGCTCCGACGATCGTCGCGAGATTGCTCGCGCTGTCCAGTTCCCCAAGCAGGACAACAGCGATAATACCATCAAGATTGAGGGTCGCACCTCGGTTGTCGACAACATTATCCAGCAAATCGAGGCTATCGTTGCTGAGCGCCAAAACCAGGTTACCGAGGTCATTGAGGTCCCTGTTGAGAAGCACAGGTCTCTCATTGGCCGTGGTGGCGATGTCAAGCGCGGTCTCGAGTCACAGTTCAAGGTCTCCATCGACGTCCCTCGCCAAGGCAGCGGCCAGACCGGCATCAAGATTGTCGGCCAGTCTGCCGATgttgagaaggccaaggctcACATCCAGTCCTTGACGAAGGATCAGCCCGGCGAGACTCTTCAGGTGCCCCGCGCTCTTCACCATTCGGTCTCCAACAACGGCCAGATTTTCAGGAGGCTGAAGAGCGATCACCATGTCACCGTCGACCATGCGGGCCATTCCATTCCCACCAAGCCCGCTGCCCCTGCGAGCATCCGTGCAAATGGCGGTTCTCTTCCCTTGATTACTGATGACGAGGAGTCGACTGCCGATGCGCACTCCTGGACTGTTGTTGACCAGACCTCGACCGAGGAGGGCGACATCCCCTGGGTTATTCGCGGCTCTCCCGAAAACAttgagaaggccaagaaggtcaTCGAGACTGCGATTGagcaggccaagaaggaggatgctATTGGCTACCTTATCTTGCCCGATCCTAGGACCTATCGCTACGTGATCGGCCAGGGTGGCGCCAAGGTCAACCAGATTCGCAAGCAGAGCGGCTGCAAGATCACCGTCCCTCGCGACCAAGCCAAGGGTGAGGCTATTGAGGTTGTTGGTAACAAGGAGGGTgttgagaaggccaaggactTGATCCTTGCTGCCGTCAAAGAAGGCCAGAATGCCAGCAGGTCGCCAAGAGAGTAA
- a CDS encoding ESCRT-II complex component, with protein sequence MSTTSPAPSDSSTPNNSNPKTTTASTLLPNDTFPFPREFFFPPFFTRQTNLTTHHAQLTKWSSLLLAYCRHHRLFRLSLNPDALPFHNPRINRRLAPGDIRRVVDFLRRDGRAEYVLPLGQTKKDGAMTTTARGGGGEAGEGGEAFIYWRTPEEWGSLIEGWVEETGQRGSVLTVYELREGEGTRGTEIWGMDGDVLVKALGTVVKRGKAQIFQSGEDSLGVKFF encoded by the coding sequence ATGTCAACAACATCTCCCGCCCCCTCAGACTCCAGCAcccccaacaacagcaacccaaagacaacaacagcaagcactctcctccccaacgacaccttccccttcccgcgcgaattcttcttcccccccttcttcacccGCCAAACCAACCTGACGACCCACCACGCCCAACTCACCAAATGGTCCTCCCTCTTACTCGCCTACTGCCGCCATCACCGCCTCTTTCGTCTCTCCCTGAATCCTGAcgcccttcccttccacaaCCCGCGTATCAACCGCCGCTTGGCGCCGGGGGATATCAGACGGGTAGTGGATTTTCTGAGAAGAGATGGACGGGCCGAATATGTTCTTCCTCTTGGTCAGACTAAAAAGGATGGGGCCATGACAACGAcggcaagaggaggaggaggggaagcgggagagggaggggaggcaTTCATCTACTGGCGGACACCAGAGGAATGGGGATCGCTGATTGAAGGATGGGTGGAGGAGACGGGACAGAGGGGGTCCGTCTTGACTGTTTACGAGctgagggagggagaggggacgAGGGGGACCGAGATTTGGGGGATGGACGGGGATGTGCTCGTCAAAGCGCTGGGTACGGTAGTCAAGAGAGGGAAGGCGCAGATCTTTCAGAGTGGCGAGGATTCGTTGGGTGTCAAGTTCTTTTAA
- the pex14 gene encoding peroxisomal membrane anchor protein, with product MAIREDLVASAAQFLQDPSVAASPIEKRIAFLQAKNLTQEEVSAALARAESGGPPPPYAQSPAYAQSAGPVAAQGGSPQYYGYPPYAWPQSNTDGVRRDWRDLFILATVVGGASYGLYNLGKRYVYPLIAPPTPERLEQDKKSIDEQFDKTFQLVEQLAKDTEILKASEQERTERLDNALEELETVVRDLKAANRRRDDEAQRVRDDVQNLRDSIPRALNNQKDLTDNRLRELNTELKSLKTLISQRMNPTATSTSVNNYLRPNTNGNATPSSAPATPALGGENGDLNSRAASAQDEQSRYQQEQQFAQPAAPKPSPFSSGIASAGKPTIPAWQLAMANKTASASTVGVTNGTTNDGSSSNGGDEAA from the exons ATGGCCATCCGCGAGGACCTGGTCGCTTCGGCGGCGCAGT tTCTTCAAGACCCCAGTGTCGCCGCCTCGCCAATCGAGAAGCGGATAGCCTTTCTCCAAGCAAAGAACCTCACCCAGGAAGAAGTCAGCGCTGCTCTCGCCCGCGCCGAATCAGGAGGTCCACCGCCACCGTACGCCCAGTCGCCCGCCTATGCGCAGTCGGCCGGACCCGTCGCAGCACAGGGTGGCTCTCCGCAGTACTATGGCTATCCCCCATACGCATGGCCGCAATCGAATACCGACGGTGTCAGGCGGGACTGGAGGGACCTGTTCATTTTGGCGACCGTAGTCGGAGGCGCGTCGTACGGCCTATACAATCTCGGCAAG CGCTATGTGTATCCTTTGATTGCTCCTCCCACGCCGGAGCGTCTCGAGCAGGACAAGAAGTCCATCGACGAACAATTCGACAAAACATTCCAACTGGTTGAGCAGCTGGCCAAGGATACCGAAATCCTCAAGGCCTCGGAGCAGGAAAGGACAGAGAGACTCGACAATGCCCTCGAGGAGCTGGAGACTGTCGTCAGGGACCTCAAGGCAGCCAACAGACGCAGAGACGACGAAGCACAGAGAGTACGGGACGATGTGCAAAATCTCAGGGACTCGATTCCAAGGGCACTCAACAACCAGAAGGACTTGACCGACAACAGGCTGCGCGAACTCAATACCGAACTCAAGAGCCTCAAGACCCTCATCTCGCAACGCATGAACCCAACCGCCACCTCGACGAGCGTCAACAACTACCTTCGCCCCAATACTAACGGAAACGCCACTCCTTCTTCAGCCCCTGCCACGCCAGCCCTCGGCGGTGAGAACGGAGACTTAAACAGCAGAGCCGCGAGTGCGCAGGATGAGCAATCCAGATACCAGCAGGAACAGCAGTTCGCTCAACCTGCTGCCCCCAAGCCTTCGCCTTTCAGCAGCGGAATTGCCTCTGCAGGCAAGCCGACTATCCCTGCTTGGCAGTTGGCCATGGCCAACAAAACCGCGTCGGCTTCGACTGTCGGAGTCACGAACGGTACTACAAACGATGGCTCAAGCAGCAACGGAGGCGACGAAGCCGCTTAA